One genomic segment of Hevea brasiliensis isolate MT/VB/25A 57/8 chromosome 3, ASM3005281v1, whole genome shotgun sequence includes these proteins:
- the LOC110662750 gene encoding LOW QUALITY PROTEIN: dnaJ protein ERDJ3A (The sequence of the model RefSeq protein was modified relative to this genomic sequence to represent the inferred CDS: inserted 5 bases in 3 codons): MNMRFTLSLAVVLSLVLLVGEAKTIDPYKVLGVERNASQHEILKAFHKLSLQYHPDNNKNKGAQEKFAEINNAYEILSDEEKRKNYDLYGDEKGNPGFDAGHPGDQAGYTYFKGRGQGQNGFAFRPDEWQNMGGQGGSQSFSFSFGGPSTRSSFGFGLNDIFSNLFGGDIGGNQFGGFSGSSRSQSSFHSGSRSSPKSLRPLNSKIFKKEIADQGMTWLLLSYTPSLXESSYYESIIQEVADSLQGALKVGSINCESEKSFCTELGIHPRQVPRVFVYAYKASDKGSLVEYNGDLVARNLKTFCQDHLPRFSRRIDLKHLESSSGSRXKLPRVLLLSTKKDTPVIWCVLSGLYHNRFIFNDAEVHSVSDPTVKKLGVDALPAVVGWLSTGEKHVLKAGISVKDLQSAIQDLSALLDVFDKKNKKAASSQARKQDDLVEKQVPLLTRLNFDXLCGEMNPVCIIGAFRTSKARDKLESILSTVLKKSFSRQRNPASGSRYSISYSLLDAKWQLAFLNAFEKSGFKSSDEVLLAYKPRKGKFATFAGEMTAEEVERFVSSILNGDVQFKKTRQKPMIK, from the exons ATGAATATGCGCTTCACATTGTCATTAGCTGTCGTTTTATCTTTGGTTCTGTTAGTGGGAGAGGCGAAAACTATTGATCCTTACAAG GTTCTTGGGGTTGAGCGGAATGCAAGTCAACATGAAATACTGAAAGCTTTCCACAA GCTCTCTCTTCAATACCATCCTGACAACAATAAAAATAAGGGTGCTCAAGAGAAGTTTGCTGAGATTAATAATG cataTGAGATTCTATCAGAtgaagagaaaaggaaaaattatgATCTATATGGAGATGAAAAGGGCAATCCTGGATTTGATGCTGGCCATCCTGGGGACCAGGCTGGATATACTTATTTTAAAGGTCGTGGCCAAGGGCAAAATGGGTTTGCATTCAGACCAGACGAATGGCAAAACATGGGGGGACAGGGAGGTTCCCAATCATTCTCATTTTCCTTTGGTGGTCCCAGTACTCGGAGTTCATTTGGTTTTGGCCTGAATGATATTTTCTCCAATCTTTTTGGGGGTGATATTGGTGGCAATCAGTTTGGTGGTTTCAGTGGTTCTTCCAGGTCTCAATCCAGTTTTCACTCTGGCTCTAGAAGCTCCCCTAAGAGCTTGAGGCctttaaattctaaaatttttaagaaaGAAATTGCTGACCAAGGCATGACTTGGCTTTTGTTATCCTATACTCCCTCTTT GGAGAGCAGTTATTATGAATCAATCATACAGGAGGTTGCTGATTCACTGCAAGGAGCTCTAAAG GTAGGAAGCATTAATTGTGAAAGTGAAAAGTCCTTTTGCACTGAGCTTGGCATACATCCCCGCCAAGTGCCAAGGGTATTTGTCTACGCATACAAAGCAAGTGATAAGGGTTCTTTAGTGGAGTACAACGGTGATTTGGTTGCTAGGAATTTGAAGACTTTTTGCCAAGATCATTTGCCAAGGTTTTCAAGGCGGATTGATCTGAAACACCTTGAGAGTTCCTCTGGTAGCA GAAAATTGCCCAGAGTTTTGCTTCTCTCCACCAAAAAAGATACACCTGTGATCTGGTGTGTCCTTAGTGGTTTATATCATAATCGCTTCATTTTCAATGATGCAGAG GTTCATAGTGTGAGTGATCCAACGGTAAAGAAGTTGGGAGTTGATGCACTTCCAGCTGTAGTTGGTTGGTTATCAACTGGGGAAAAGCATGTCTTAAAAGCAGGGATCTCTGTGAAAGATTTGCAATCTGCAATTCAAGATCTTAGTGCCTTGCTTGATGTGTTTGATAAAAAGAATAAGAAGGCAGCATCAAGTCAGGCCAGAAAGCAGGATGATCTGGTGGAGAAACAGGTGCCATTGCTGACACGGTTGAATTTTGA ACTCTGTGGGGAAATGAACCCTGTTTGCATCATAGGTGCTTTCAGAACTTCAAAAGCAAGGGACAAGCTAGAATCCATCTTATCTACA GTcttaaaaaaatcattttcaaGGCAACGGAATCCAGCATCTGGCTCTAGGTATTCTATTTCCTATAGTCTCTTAGATGCAAAATGGCAGTTAGCATTCTTAAATGCATTTGAAAAATCTGGATTCAAGTCATCAGATGAGGTATTGTTGGCCTACAAACCTCGGAAGGGAAAGTTTGCAACATTTGCTGGTGAAATGACTGCAGAAGAAGTGGAGAGATTTGTTAGCTCTATTcttaatggagatgtacaattTAAGAAGACAAGACAGAAGCCAATGATCAAATGA
- the LOC110662749 gene encoding uncharacterized protein LOC110662749 — protein MALSASDLQAVYSLLANSMSGDESVRKPAEAALSQSESRPGFCSCLMEVITAKDLASQVDVRLLASVYFKNSINRYWRNRRDSSGISSEEKNHLRQKLLSHLREENEKIAVMLAVLISKIARFDYPKEWPELFSVLAHQLQSADVLSSHRIFMILFRTLKELSTKRLTADQRNFAEISSHFFDYCWRLWQSDVQTILHGFSALVQSFNPNALKQHHDELYLTSERWLLCLKITRQLIVSGFQSDAKCIQEVQPVKEVSPALLNAIQSLLPYYSSFQKGYPQFWDFIKRACTKLMKVLVTIQGRHPYSFGDKSVLPPVMDFCLNKIVDPEPDLLSFEQFLIQCMVMVKCVLECKEYKPILSGRVMDENAITLEQMKKNISSAVRGVLTSLLPSERLILLCNVLIRRYFVLTASDLEEWYQYPESFHHEQDVIQWTEKLRPCAEALYIVLFENYSQLLGPVVVSILQEAMNGCPSSVTEITPGLLLKDAAYGAAAYVYYELSNYLSFKDWFNGALSLELSNDHPNMRIIHRKVALILGQWVSEIKDDIKRPVYCGLIRLLQDRDLSVRLAACRSLCSHIEDANFSEKDFGDLLPVCWDSCFKLIEEVQEFDSKVQVLNLISVLIGHVSKVIPFANKLVEFFQKVWEESSGESLLQIQLLIALRNFVVALGYQSPSCYNVLLPILQKGIDINSPDELNLLEDSMLLWEAILSHAPTMVPQLLTYFPCLVEIMERSFDHLQVAVSIIESYIILGGTEFLSMHASSVAKLLDLIVGNVNDKGLLSTLPVIDILIQCFPIEVPPLISSTLQKLIVICLSGGDDLDPSKTAVKASSAAILARILVMNTNFLGQLVVEPSLQLLLQQAGAAVEENILLCLVDIWLDKVDNASSNQRKIFGFALSIILTLRLPQVLDKLDQILSVCTSVILGGNDDLTEEESSGDNMGSSMSHGEGIVPSKEFRKRQIKILDPINQLSLENSVRDNLQTCAAFHGESFNSVIGRMHPSAFAQLKQALKMP, from the exons ATGGCTCTCTCAGCTTCTGATTTGCAAGCAGTATACTCGTTGCTGGCTAATTCAATGAGCGGCGACGAAAGCGTTCGCAAACCGGCCGAGGCTGCGCTCTCTCAGTCGGAGAGTAGACCTGGTTTCTGCTCTTGCCTAATG GAAGTGATAACTGCAAAGGATTTAGCATCTCAGGTGGACGTTCGCTTGTTGGCTTCGGTGTATTTCAAAAATAGTATCAATCGGTATTGGAGGAACAGGCGCGATTCCTC GGGAATAAGCAGTGAGGAAAAAAACCACTTGAGGCAAAAACTATTGTCACACTTGAGAGAAGAGAATGAGAAG ATAGCTGTAATGTTGGCTGTGCTCATTTCAAAAATCGCTCGCTTCGATTATCCCAAAGAATG GCCAGAGCTCTTTTCGGTCTTAGCACACCAGCTTCAGTCAGCAGATGTTCTTTCTTCTCACAGGATTTTCATGATTCTCTTCCGGACCTTGAAGGAATTGTCCACTAAACGTCTGACTGCTGACCAAAGGAACTTTGCAGAG ATATCATCGCACTTCTTTGATTACTGCTGGCGCCTTTGGCAGAGTGATGTGCAGACCATATTACATGGTTTCTCAGCACTTGTTCAAAGCTTTAATCCAAATGCTTTGAAGCAGCATCATGATGAACTTTATCTAACAAGTGAGAGATGGTTGTTGTGTTTGAAGATAACACGCCAGTTGATAGTTTCAGGGTTTCAAAGTGATGCCAAATGCATACAG GAGGTCCAACCAGTGAAGGAGGTCTCTCCTGCGCTCTTGAATGCCATTCAGTCTTTGCTTCCATACT AttcatcttttcagaagggatatcCTCAATTTTGGGACTTCATAAAGAGGGCATGTACAAAATTGATGAAGGTTTTGGTCACAATTCAGGGCAGACATCCTTATTCATTTGGTGATAAGTCTGTCCTTCCACCTGTCATGGATTTCTGTTTAAACAAGATAGTGGATCCTGAGCCTGATTTATTATCATTTGAGCAGTTCCTGATTCAGTGTATGGTAATGGTAAAGTGTGTACTTGAATGTAAGGAATATAAGCCAATTCTTAGTGGTCGGGTGATGGATGAAAATGCAATTACCCTAGAGCagatgaaaaaaaatatttcaagtgCTGTTCGTGGTGTTCTGACTTCCCTTCTTCCTAGTGAACGCTTAATACTCTTATGCAATGTATTAATAAGAAG GTATTTTGTTCTAACAGCAAGTGATTTGGAAGAGTGGTACCAGTACCCTGAATCTTTCCATCATGAGCAAGATGTGATTCAGTGGACTGAAAAACTGAGGCCTTGTGCTGAAGCTTTGTACATTGTATTGTTTGAAAACTATAGCCAA TTGTTGGGCCCTGTTGTGGTGTCCATCCTTCAAGAAGCAATGAATGGTTGCCCATCATCAGTTACTGAGATCACTCCTGGATTGCTTCTTAAAGATGCTGCTTATGGTGCTGCTGCATATGTTTACTATGAACTTTCAAACTATCTAAGCTTCAAAGATTG GTTTAATGGTGCTTTATCCCTTGAACTTTCAAATGATCATCCAAATATGCGTATCATCCATCGGAAGGTTGCATTAATCCTGGGACAATGGGTTTCTGAG ATTAAAGATGACATAAAGAGGCCAGTATACTGTGGATTGATCAGACTGCTACAAGATAGAGACCTGTCTGTGAGG CTGGCAGCTTGTCGATCTTTGTGTTCACATATTGAAGATGCAAACTTCTCAGAGAAAGATTTTGGGGATCTTCTTCCTGTTTGCTGGGATTCATGTTTTAAGTTGATTGAGGAGGTTCAGGAGTTTGATTCTAAG GTTCAGGTTTTGAATTTGATCTCTGTTCTTATTGGACATGTCAGTAAAGTCATTCCATTTGCAAACAAATTGGTGGAATTTTTTCAGAAG GTTTGGGAGGAATCTTCTGGTGAGAGTCTTCTACAGATTCAGCTTCTCATTGCTCTGAGGAACTTTGTGGTTGCACTTGGTTATCAGTCACCCAGTTGCTACAATGTGCTATTGCCTATTCTGCAAAAGGGAATTGATATAAATAGCCCAGATGAACTCAATCTTCTAGAAGACAGCATGCTG TTGTGGGAAGCCATACTGTCACATGCTCCTACAATGGTGCCTCAACTATTAACATACTTCCCATGTCTGGTGGAAATCATGGAAAGAAGTTTTGATCACTTGCAG GTTGCTGTCAGTATTATTGAGAGTTACATAATTCTGGGTGGAACTGAGTTTCTAAGTATGCATGCTTCCAGTGTagctaaacttcttgatttgatTGTTGGAAATGTAAATGATAAAGGCCTGCTTTCAACCCTTCCTGTCATTGATATATTAATACAG TGTTTTCCAATAGAAGTGCCCCCATTGATCAGCAGCACATTACAA AAACTTATTGTAATATGTTTGAGTGGAGGAGATGATCTTGATCCTTCCAAGACAGCAGTTAAAGCTTCTTCTGCTGCAATCCTAGCTAGGATTTTGGTAATGAATACCAATTTCCTGGGCCAATTGGTAGTGGAACCATCACTTCAATTGCTCCTCCAGCAAGCAGGTGCTGCAGTTGAAGAAAATATACTTCTTTGTTTGGTTGACATATGGCTTGACAAG GTAGATAATGCGTCTTCCAACCAAAGAAAGATATTTGGTTTTGCCCTTTCAATAATTTTGACTCTAAGACTGCCTCAAGTGCTTGATAAACTGGATCAGATCCTCAG TGTATGTACAAGTGTAATTTTGGGTGGAAATGATGATTTAACTGAGGAGGAGTCCAG TGGTGATAACATGGGCTCCAGCATGTCTCACGGTGAGGGCATTGTTCCTAGCAAAGAGTTCCGAAAAAGACAG ATCAAAATTTTGGACCCTATCAATCAGTTATCATTAGAGAACTCTGTGAGAGACAACCTTCAGACATGTGCTGCCTTTCATGGTGAATCTTTTAATTCAGTCATTGGTAGAATGCATCCTTCAGCATTTGCACAACTGAAACAGGCATTGAAGATGCCATAG